The following proteins come from a genomic window of Phycodurus eques isolate BA_2022a chromosome 9, UOR_Pequ_1.1, whole genome shotgun sequence:
- the ctso gene encoding cathepsin O isoform X3, with protein sequence MKGGYRCAVAMATVFAVVALLCCQINASWDEELKNLSELVDDFTPFGARCHLMYEGKGDFERFNGCFRNATERHAYLNIFSSQPQSAKYGINQFSSLSPKEFRDLYLRATSERTTPFLRAKAKELPAKFDWRDRAVVGPVQNQQACGSCWAFSVVGAVQAANAIAGSRLEELSVQQVVDCCFQNGGCNGGSPTKALLWLRTTKVKLVPQSDYPYTAKNGMCHFFLQSQRGVGVGNFTAHNFSGQEEAMKAELAERGPLSVVVDAVSWQDYLGGIIQHHCSSRWPNHAVLLVGYDATGEIPFWIVQNSWGRDWGSEGYVYVKIGGNLCGIADSVAAVFV encoded by the exons ATGAAGGGCGGTTACCGGTGcgctgttgccatggcgacagtTTTCGCCGTCGTCGCCCTGCTGTGTTGCCAAATAAACGCGAGTTGGGACGAGGAATTGAAGAATTTGAGCGAGCTGGTGGATGATTTTACGCCATTTGGGGCTCGTTGCCACCTCATGTACGAAGGCAAAGGTGACTTTGAGCGCTTCAATGGCTGTTTTCGG AATGCTACGGAGCGTCATGCGTACCTCAACATCTTTTCCTCTCAGCCTCAGTCTGCCAAGTACGGAATCAACCAATTCTCTTCCCTCTCACCCAAGGAATTCCGAG ATTTGTACCTGCGAGCAACCTCTGAGCGCACTACGCCGTTCCTCAGGGCCAAGGCTAAGGAGCTGCCGGCCAAATTTGACTGGAGGGACCGAGCAGTGGTGGGGCCTGTCCAGAACCAGCAAGCA TGCGGCAGCTGCTGGGCGTTTAGCGTGGTGGGCGCCGTGCAGGCGGCCAATGCCATCGCGGGCTCGCGGCTGGAGGAACTCAGCGTGCAGCAAGTGGTGGACTGCTGCTTTCAAAATGGAGGCTGCAACGGAGGTTCTCCGACCAAAGCCCTCCTCTGGTTGCGGACG ACCAAAGTGAAACTGGTGCCACAGTCGGACTACCCCTACACGGCCAAGAACGGAATGTGTCACTTCTTTCTCCAGTCTCAACGGGGCGTTGGCGTGGGGAACTTCACTGCGCACAACTTCAG CGGTCAGGAGGAGGCCATGAAGGCTGAGCTGGCGGAGCGAGGTCCTCTGTCCGTCGTCGTGGACGCGGTCAGCTGGCAGGACTACTTGGGAGGAATAATCCAGCACCACTGCTCCAGTCGCTGGCCCAACCACGCCGTGCTGCTGGTGGGGTACGATGCCACAG gggAAATTCCTTTCTGGATAGTGCAGAACTCCTGGGGCAGAGACTGGGGCAGCGAGGGTTACGTGTACGTCAAAATCGGCGGCAATCTCTGCG GCATCGCGGATTCTGTGGCGGCCGTGTTCGTTTGA
- the ctso gene encoding cathepsin O isoform X2, whose amino-acid sequence MKGGYRCAVAMATVFAVVALLCCQINASWDEELKNLSELVDDFTPFGARCHLMYEGKGDFERFNGCFRPQSAKYGINQFSSLSPKEFRDLYLRATSERTTPFLRAKAKELPAKFDWRDRAVVGPVQNQQACGSCWAFSVVGAVQAANAIAGSRLEELSVQQVVDCCFQNGGCNGGSPTKALLWLRTTKVKLVPQSDYPYTAKNGMCHFFLQSQRGVGVGNFTAHNFSGQEEAMKAELAERGPLSVVVDAVSWQDYLGGIIQHHCSSRWPNHAVLLVGYDATGEIPFWIVQNSWGRDWGSEGYVFTSPFKMECLLWLSSNPVGSTLIFSLRRLLPGIADSVAAVFV is encoded by the exons ATGAAGGGCGGTTACCGGTGcgctgttgccatggcgacagtTTTCGCCGTCGTCGCCCTGCTGTGTTGCCAAATAAACGCGAGTTGGGACGAGGAATTGAAGAATTTGAGCGAGCTGGTGGATGATTTTACGCCATTTGGGGCTCGTTGCCACCTCATGTACGAAGGCAAAGGTGACTTTGAGCGCTTCAATGGCTGTTTTCGG CCTCAGTCTGCCAAGTACGGAATCAACCAATTCTCTTCCCTCTCACCCAAGGAATTCCGAG ATTTGTACCTGCGAGCAACCTCTGAGCGCACTACGCCGTTCCTCAGGGCCAAGGCTAAGGAGCTGCCGGCCAAATTTGACTGGAGGGACCGAGCAGTGGTGGGGCCTGTCCAGAACCAGCAAGCA TGCGGCAGCTGCTGGGCGTTTAGCGTGGTGGGCGCCGTGCAGGCGGCCAATGCCATCGCGGGCTCGCGGCTGGAGGAACTCAGCGTGCAGCAAGTGGTGGACTGCTGCTTTCAAAATGGAGGCTGCAACGGAGGTTCTCCGACCAAAGCCCTCCTCTGGTTGCGGACG ACCAAAGTGAAACTGGTGCCACAGTCGGACTACCCCTACACGGCCAAGAACGGAATGTGTCACTTCTTTCTCCAGTCTCAACGGGGCGTTGGCGTGGGGAACTTCACTGCGCACAACTTCAG CGGTCAGGAGGAGGCCATGAAGGCTGAGCTGGCGGAGCGAGGTCCTCTGTCCGTCGTCGTGGACGCGGTCAGCTGGCAGGACTACTTGGGAGGAATAATCCAGCACCACTGCTCCAGTCGCTGGCCCAACCACGCCGTGCTGCTGGTGGGGTACGATGCCACAG gggAAATTCCTTTCTGGATAGTGCAGAACTCCTGGGGCAGAGACTGGGGCAGCGAGGGTTACGT attCACATCCCCTTTTAAGATGGAGTGTCTGCTGTGGTTGTCATCAAACCCTGTGGGATCAACATTAATATTCTCTTTGCGTCGTCTGTTGCCAGGCATCGCGGATTCTGTGGCGGCCGTGTTCGTTTGA
- the ctso gene encoding cathepsin O isoform X5, protein MKGGYRCAVAMATVFAVVALLCCQINASWDEELKNLSELVDDFTPFGARCHLMYEGKGDFERFNGCFRNATERHAYLNIFSSQPQSAKYGINQFSSLSPKEFRDLYLRATSERTTPFLRAKAKELPAKFDWRDRAVVGPVQNQQATKVKLVPQSDYPYTAKNGMCHFFLQSQRGVGVGNFTAHNFSGQEEAMKAELAERGPLSVVVDAVSWQDYLGGIIQHHCSSRWPNHAVLLVGYDATGEIPFWIVQNSWGRDWGSEGYVFTSPFKMECLLWLSSNPVGSTLIFSLRRLLPGIADSVAAVFV, encoded by the exons ATGAAGGGCGGTTACCGGTGcgctgttgccatggcgacagtTTTCGCCGTCGTCGCCCTGCTGTGTTGCCAAATAAACGCGAGTTGGGACGAGGAATTGAAGAATTTGAGCGAGCTGGTGGATGATTTTACGCCATTTGGGGCTCGTTGCCACCTCATGTACGAAGGCAAAGGTGACTTTGAGCGCTTCAATGGCTGTTTTCGG AATGCTACGGAGCGTCATGCGTACCTCAACATCTTTTCCTCTCAGCCTCAGTCTGCCAAGTACGGAATCAACCAATTCTCTTCCCTCTCACCCAAGGAATTCCGAG ATTTGTACCTGCGAGCAACCTCTGAGCGCACTACGCCGTTCCTCAGGGCCAAGGCTAAGGAGCTGCCGGCCAAATTTGACTGGAGGGACCGAGCAGTGGTGGGGCCTGTCCAGAACCAGCAAGCA ACCAAAGTGAAACTGGTGCCACAGTCGGACTACCCCTACACGGCCAAGAACGGAATGTGTCACTTCTTTCTCCAGTCTCAACGGGGCGTTGGCGTGGGGAACTTCACTGCGCACAACTTCAG CGGTCAGGAGGAGGCCATGAAGGCTGAGCTGGCGGAGCGAGGTCCTCTGTCCGTCGTCGTGGACGCGGTCAGCTGGCAGGACTACTTGGGAGGAATAATCCAGCACCACTGCTCCAGTCGCTGGCCCAACCACGCCGTGCTGCTGGTGGGGTACGATGCCACAG gggAAATTCCTTTCTGGATAGTGCAGAACTCCTGGGGCAGAGACTGGGGCAGCGAGGGTTACGT attCACATCCCCTTTTAAGATGGAGTGTCTGCTGTGGTTGTCATCAAACCCTGTGGGATCAACATTAATATTCTCTTTGCGTCGTCTGTTGCCAGGCATCGCGGATTCTGTGGCGGCCGTGTTCGTTTGA
- the ctso gene encoding cathepsin O isoform X1 — translation MKGGYRCAVAMATVFAVVALLCCQINASWDEELKNLSELVDDFTPFGARCHLMYEGKGDFERFNGCFRNATERHAYLNIFSSQPQSAKYGINQFSSLSPKEFRDLYLRATSERTTPFLRAKAKELPAKFDWRDRAVVGPVQNQQACGSCWAFSVVGAVQAANAIAGSRLEELSVQQVVDCCFQNGGCNGGSPTKALLWLRTTKVKLVPQSDYPYTAKNGMCHFFLQSQRGVGVGNFTAHNFSGQEEAMKAELAERGPLSVVVDAVSWQDYLGGIIQHHCSSRWPNHAVLLVGYDATGEIPFWIVQNSWGRDWGSEGYVFTSPFKMECLLWLSSNPVGSTLIFSLRRLLPGIADSVAAVFV, via the exons ATGAAGGGCGGTTACCGGTGcgctgttgccatggcgacagtTTTCGCCGTCGTCGCCCTGCTGTGTTGCCAAATAAACGCGAGTTGGGACGAGGAATTGAAGAATTTGAGCGAGCTGGTGGATGATTTTACGCCATTTGGGGCTCGTTGCCACCTCATGTACGAAGGCAAAGGTGACTTTGAGCGCTTCAATGGCTGTTTTCGG AATGCTACGGAGCGTCATGCGTACCTCAACATCTTTTCCTCTCAGCCTCAGTCTGCCAAGTACGGAATCAACCAATTCTCTTCCCTCTCACCCAAGGAATTCCGAG ATTTGTACCTGCGAGCAACCTCTGAGCGCACTACGCCGTTCCTCAGGGCCAAGGCTAAGGAGCTGCCGGCCAAATTTGACTGGAGGGACCGAGCAGTGGTGGGGCCTGTCCAGAACCAGCAAGCA TGCGGCAGCTGCTGGGCGTTTAGCGTGGTGGGCGCCGTGCAGGCGGCCAATGCCATCGCGGGCTCGCGGCTGGAGGAACTCAGCGTGCAGCAAGTGGTGGACTGCTGCTTTCAAAATGGAGGCTGCAACGGAGGTTCTCCGACCAAAGCCCTCCTCTGGTTGCGGACG ACCAAAGTGAAACTGGTGCCACAGTCGGACTACCCCTACACGGCCAAGAACGGAATGTGTCACTTCTTTCTCCAGTCTCAACGGGGCGTTGGCGTGGGGAACTTCACTGCGCACAACTTCAG CGGTCAGGAGGAGGCCATGAAGGCTGAGCTGGCGGAGCGAGGTCCTCTGTCCGTCGTCGTGGACGCGGTCAGCTGGCAGGACTACTTGGGAGGAATAATCCAGCACCACTGCTCCAGTCGCTGGCCCAACCACGCCGTGCTGCTGGTGGGGTACGATGCCACAG gggAAATTCCTTTCTGGATAGTGCAGAACTCCTGGGGCAGAGACTGGGGCAGCGAGGGTTACGT attCACATCCCCTTTTAAGATGGAGTGTCTGCTGTGGTTGTCATCAAACCCTGTGGGATCAACATTAATATTCTCTTTGCGTCGTCTGTTGCCAGGCATCGCGGATTCTGTGGCGGCCGTGTTCGTTTGA
- the ctso gene encoding cathepsin O isoform X4: MKGGYRCAVAMATVFAVVALLCCQINASWDEELKNLSELVDDFTPFGARCHLMYEGKGDFERFNGCFRNATERHAYLNIFSSQPQSAKYGINQFSSLSPKEFRDLYLRATSERTTPFLRAKAKELPAKFDWRDRAVVGPVQNQQACGSCWAFSVVGAVQAANAIAGSRLEELSVQQVVDCCFQNGGCNGGSPTKALLWLRTTKVKLVPQSDYPYTAKNGMCHFFLQSQRGVGVGNFTAHNFSGQEEAMKAELAERGPLSVVVDAVSWQDYLGGIIQHHCSSRWPNHAVLLVGYDATDSHPLLRWSVCCGCHQTLWDQH, encoded by the exons ATGAAGGGCGGTTACCGGTGcgctgttgccatggcgacagtTTTCGCCGTCGTCGCCCTGCTGTGTTGCCAAATAAACGCGAGTTGGGACGAGGAATTGAAGAATTTGAGCGAGCTGGTGGATGATTTTACGCCATTTGGGGCTCGTTGCCACCTCATGTACGAAGGCAAAGGTGACTTTGAGCGCTTCAATGGCTGTTTTCGG AATGCTACGGAGCGTCATGCGTACCTCAACATCTTTTCCTCTCAGCCTCAGTCTGCCAAGTACGGAATCAACCAATTCTCTTCCCTCTCACCCAAGGAATTCCGAG ATTTGTACCTGCGAGCAACCTCTGAGCGCACTACGCCGTTCCTCAGGGCCAAGGCTAAGGAGCTGCCGGCCAAATTTGACTGGAGGGACCGAGCAGTGGTGGGGCCTGTCCAGAACCAGCAAGCA TGCGGCAGCTGCTGGGCGTTTAGCGTGGTGGGCGCCGTGCAGGCGGCCAATGCCATCGCGGGCTCGCGGCTGGAGGAACTCAGCGTGCAGCAAGTGGTGGACTGCTGCTTTCAAAATGGAGGCTGCAACGGAGGTTCTCCGACCAAAGCCCTCCTCTGGTTGCGGACG ACCAAAGTGAAACTGGTGCCACAGTCGGACTACCCCTACACGGCCAAGAACGGAATGTGTCACTTCTTTCTCCAGTCTCAACGGGGCGTTGGCGTGGGGAACTTCACTGCGCACAACTTCAG CGGTCAGGAGGAGGCCATGAAGGCTGAGCTGGCGGAGCGAGGTCCTCTGTCCGTCGTCGTGGACGCGGTCAGCTGGCAGGACTACTTGGGAGGAATAATCCAGCACCACTGCTCCAGTCGCTGGCCCAACCACGCCGTGCTGCTGGTGGGGTACGATGCCACAG attCACATCCCCTTTTAAGATGGAGTGTCTGCTGTGGTTGTCATCAAACCCTGTGGGATCAACATTAA
- the asb5a gene encoding ankyrin repeat and SOCS box protein 5: MSDATQQLAGSTAATGDNKPFAAQLSNVYLSILALFCFKLFVKISLNLLTYFYIVRGNRKEAARISAEFYDYTQQRASWTDRSPLHDAASQGRLLALRTLIVQGHNVNSVTLDQVTPLHEACLGDHPPCARALVDAGADVNASTVDGATPLLNACAVGSVACTEVLLENGARAQSLAHQPSPIHEATSRGHSGCVEVLLTWGADVDMDVPHFGTPLYTACACQELECARKLLREGANVQKGKSLESPLHAAAEKDCTAVVKLLLDFGADINARNGECRRPVDVAPPGTLTEGFLLLYEATPRLLSQLCRQCIRKCVGRDRLHLLSHLPLPGRIRNFLQYQ; this comes from the exons ATGTCCGACGCAACGCAGCAGCTGGCTGGCAGCACCGCCGCCACGGGTGACAACAAACCCTTCGCGGCCCAGTTGTCCAACGTCTACCTCAGCATCTTGGCGCTGTTCTGCTTCAAGCTCTTCGTCAAGATCTCCCTCAACCTGCTCACCTACTTCTACATCGTCCGCGGCAACCGCAAGGAGGCGGCCAGGATATCGGCCGAGTTTTACGACTACACCCAGCAGCGCG CTTCCTGGACGGACCGCTCGCCGCTCCACGACGCCGCCAGTCAGGGTCGCCTCCTTGCCCTCAGGACTCTCATTGTGCAG GGCCACAACGTAAACAGCGTGACCCTCGACCAGGTGACTCCTCTCCACGAAGCCTGCCTCGGAGACCACCCACCCTGCGCCAGAGCCCTCGTCGACGCCGGCGCCGAC GTCAACGCCTCAACGGTTGACGGCGCCACGCCCTTGCTGAACGCTTGCGCGGTGGGCAGCGTGGCATGCACCGAAGTCCTGCTGGAAAATGGCGCCAGAGCTCAGAGCCTCGCGCACCAGCCGTCACCCATCCACGAGGCCACCAGCAGAG GTCATTCCGGTTGCGTGGAGGTTCTGCTGACATGGGGTGCGGATGTGGACATGGACGTCCCTCACTTTGGCACGCCGCTCTACACGGCCTGCGCCTGTCAGGAGTTGGAATGCGCCAGGAAGCTCCTGAGGGAAG GCGCTAACGTCCAGAAAGGCAAATCCCTGGAGTCGCCTTTGCACGCGGCGGCAGAGAAAGACTGCACAGCGGTGGTGAAGCTGCTGCTGGACTTTGGCGCCGACATCAACGCCCGGAACGGCGAGTGTCGGAGGCCGGTGGACGTGGCCCCGCCCGGCACCTTGACAGAAGGCTTCCTGCTCCTCTACGAAG CCACACCGCGACTGCTGAGTCAGCTGTGTCGCCAGTGTATCAGGAAGTGCGTCGGCCGGGACCGACTGCACCTGCTGAGCCATCTGCCCCTGCCTGGCCGGATCAGGAACTTCCTGCAGTACCAGTGA
- the spata4 gene encoding spermatogenesis-associated protein 4, whose protein sequence is MTGLPRDVTRWLQSLELTVQPMNVRRDFSSGYHVAEMFCRYYPRDFEMHAYSKGTSFSAKQDNWNKIRRTVQKLHLHLTEKLVYGTMHCKPGVAELLVQQVYTVLTKQRPRTAQTPELDFSDQKYQQLLPPVARSTATAAVKSNLRKTEIMALPDTLTNARRAEAIICKQLQDKTAARTATDRAGRSNAVKSRLKQMTGKHQSRDEQHLSELCLQSPLSGAVVSYKTIKVNQPARRLPQSC, encoded by the exons atgaCGGGGCTGCCGAGGGACGTCACAAGATGGCTGCAGAGCCTCGAACTGACCGTTCAGCCAATGAACGTACGCAG GGATTTTTCCAGTGGCTACCATGTGGCCGAGATGTTTTGCCGTTATTATCCCAGGGATTTCGAAATGCATGCCTACAGCAAGGGAACGTCATTCTCTGCCAAGCAGGACAACTGGAACAAGATACGTCGG ACAGTGCAGAAGTTGCATCTGCACCTGACGGAGAAGCTGGTCTACGGCACCATGCACTGTAAACCGGGAGTGGCCGAGTTGTTGGTGCAGCAGGTGTACACCGTCCTGACCAAGCAGAG GCCTCGAACAGCTCAAACCCCAGAGTTGGATTTCTCGGACCAGAAGTACCAGCAGCTCCTCCCCCCGGTGGCTCGCTCCACGGCCACCGCGGCCGTGAAGAGCAACCTGAGGAAGACGGAGATCATGGCCCTGCCCGACACCCTCACCAACGCGAGGAGGGCCGAGGCCATCATCTGCAAGCAACTGCAGGACAAGACTGCGGCGCGGACGGCGACTGACCGCG CAGGGCGCTCAAACGCGGTCAAGTCAAGACTCAAACAGATGACCGGGAAACATCAGAGCCGAGATGAACAACATTTGTCTG AGCTGTGCCTCCAGTCACCACTGAGTGGTGCTGTTGTCTCGTACAAGACCATCAAAGTCAACCAGCCTGCCAGAAGACTTCCCCAAAGCTGTTAA